The sequence TGGTGAAAGTCATTATTGAAGCTTGCTTGTTGACAGACGATGAAAAGGTTGTGGCCTGCCAATTATCCCAGAAAGCAGGCGCAGACTATGTCAAAACATCAACTGGATTTTCAACTGGTGGTGCCACTATAGAGGATGTTCAGTTGATGCGTAAAACAGTCGGGCCAGATATGGGAGTTAAGGCAGCTGGTGGAGCCCGTTCGTATGCTGATGCTGTCGCTTTTGTGGAAGCAGGTGCTACCCGTATCGGAACATCAGCTGGCGTTGCGATTTTAAAAGGAGAATTGGCTGATGGCGACTACTGAGTTGATTGAACTAGCCATTGAAACCAGTAAACAAGCCTATGTACCCTATTCTCATTTTCCTATTGGAGCTGTTTTAGTAGCCAAGGATGGTAGTATTTATACGGGTGTAAACATCGAGAATGCTAGTTATCCCTTGACTAATTGTGGAGAACGTACTGCTATTTTTAAAGCAGTTTCGGAGGGGCAACGGGAGTTTTCAGAATTGATTGTCTACGGACAAACTGAAAAACCCATCTCACCATGTGGTGCTTGCCGCCAGGTCATGGTTGAATTTTTTGAACAAGATCTAAAAGTGACTTTAGTCGCTAAAGATAAATCGACGGTCGAGATGACGGTCGGGGAGTTACTTCCATACTCATTTACAGACTTAAACTAGTCTGAGTCACTCTCTGAGTGATGCGGTCCTTGTGGCCAACCAATCCATACTTGCAACATCGTTGCACATCTTATTTAGGAGGTTCAGTAATGAACAAGAAACAATGGCTAGGCCTTGGTCTAGTTGCAGTAGCAGCAGTTGGACTTGCTGCATGTGGTAACCGCTCTTCTCGTAACGCAACTTCATCTTCATCAGAAATGAAGACCAAAGCAGCAATCGTAACAGATACTGGTGGTGTTGATGATAAATCATTTAACCAATCAGCTTGGGAAGGTTTGCAAGACTGGGGTAAAGAACACAATCTTTCTAAAGATAAAGGTTACACTTACTTCCAATCAACAAGCGAAGCAGACTATGCTAACAACTTGCAACAAGCGGCTGGAAGTTACAACCTGATCTTCGGTGTTGGTTTTGCCCTTCACAATGCAGTTGAGGAAGCAGCAAAAGACCACTCTGACCTAAACTATGTCTTGATTGATGATGTGATTGAAGGTCAAAAGAATGTTGCGAGCGTAAGATTTGCGGATAACGAAGCAGCTTACCTTGCTGGTGTTGCAGCAGCAAAAACTACAAAAACAAAACAAGTTGGTTTTGTAGGTGGTATCGAATCTGAAGTTATTTCACGTTTTGCAGCTGGATTCAAAGCTGGTGTTGAGTCAGTAGACCCATCTATCAAAGTCCAAGTTGACTACGCTGGTTCATTTGGTGATGCTGCCAAAGGTAAAACAATTGCAGCAGCTCAATATGCTGCCGGTGCAGACGTTGTCTACCAAGCAGCTGGTGGTACAGGTGCTGGTGTCTTTGCTGAAGCAAAATCATTGAACGAAAACAAAAATGAAAACGAAAAAGTTTGGGTTATCGGTGTAGACCGTGACCAAGCAGCAGAAGGTAAATACACTTCTAAAGATAGTAAAGAATCTAACTTCGTTCTTGTATCTACATTGAAACAAGTTGGTACAACTGTAAAAGATATTGCCAACAAAACAGAAAAAGGTGAATTCCCTGGTGGACAAGTGATTGTTTACTCATTGAAAGATAAAGGGGTTGAGCTAGCAGTAACAAACCTTTCAGAAGAAGGTAAAAAAGCTGTTGAAGATGCAAAAGCTAAAATCCTTGACGGAAGCGTAAAAGTTCCTGAAAAATAATGGATAAAAGTCATTTCTTAGGAAGCGGCCATCGGTCGCTTCTTTAAGAATTGAGGCAATTTTTGTCTCAATAGAGCTTGTTAATGTGATTAGCAGGTTTTATTGAAATAAAATAAACCTCTGAAAGGAAGAGCATATGGCACACGAAAATGTCATTGAGATGCGGGATATTACCAAGGTGTTTGGTGAATTTGTAGCAAACGACAAAATCAACTTGCAACTGCGAAAAGGTGAAATCCATGCACTTTTAGGAGAAAATGGAGCGGGTAAATCCACTCTGATGAATATGCTGGCAGGACTTCTTGAACCAACAAGTGGTGAAATTGTGGTGAATGGTCAGGTTGTAAAACTAGACTCACCATCTAAAGCCGCTGGTCTTGGAATTGGGATGGTTCACCAACATTTCATGTTGGTTGAAGCTTTTACAGTAGCTGAGAATATCATTTTAGGGAGTGAAATCACTAAAAATGGTGTTCTAGATATAGCTGGTGCTACTAAAGAAATCAAGGCTCTTTCTGAACGTTATGGTTTGGCAGTAGATCCTGCTGCTAAGGTGGCGGATATTTCCGTTGGTGCCCAACAACGTGTAGAAATCTTGAAAACACTCTATCGTGGTGCTGATATCCTTATCTTTGACGAACCTACAGCCGTATTAACTCCTTCAGAGATCGATGAGTTGATGGCAATCATGAAAAACCTTGTCAAAGAAGGGAAGTCCATCATTTTGATTACCCACAAGTTAGATGAGATTCGTGCAGTATCGAATCGAGTGACAGTTATCCGTCGTGGAAAATCTATCCAGACGGTTGAGATTGCAGGAGCAACCAATGCGGACTTGGCAGAAATGATGGTTGGACGCTCAGTCTCCTTTAAAACGGAAAAACAAGCACCACAACCCAAAGAAGTGGTCTTGTCTATCAAAGACTTGGTTGTCAATGAAAACCGCGGTGTACCAGCAGTGAAAAATCTATCCTTGGATGTTCGTGCTGGTGAAATTGTTGGTATTGCAGGTATTGATGGCAATGGTCAATCTGAACTCATTCAAGCCATTACTGGTCTTCGTAAGGTTGAGTCAGGTAGCGTTGAATTAAAAGGCAAATCAATCGTGGGGATGCATCCTCGACAAATTACTGAACTAAGCGTGGGCCACGTTCCAGAGGACCGTCACCGTGATGGCTTGATTTTGGAGATGATGATTTCTGAAAATATCGCTCTTCAAACCTACTACAAAGAACCACTCAGCAAGAACGGTATTTTAAACTATGCCAATATCACTTCACATGCTAAGAAATTGATGGAAGAGTTTGACGTCCGTGCTGCCAGTGAATTTGTTCCAGCAGCAGCTCTTTCAGGAGGAAATCAACAAAAAGCGATTATCGCTCGTGAGATTGATCGTGATCCTGATCTCCTTATCGTCAGCCAGCCAACTCGTGGTTTGGATGTCGGTGCCATTGAATATATCCACAAACGTTTGATTGAAGAACGTGATAACGGGAAGGCTGTCCTTGTTGTCAGCTTTGAATTGGATGAGATTTTAAATGTCTCAGACCGAATTGCTGTTATTCACGATGGTAAGATTCAAGGTATTGTATCGCCAGAAACAACTAACAAACAAGAACTTGGTGTCTTGATGGCAGGTGGAAACTTGGGAAAGGAGAAGAGTGATGTCTAAAAAATTACAACAAATTTCGGTTCCCTTGATTTCCGTATTCTTAGGAATCTTGCTCGGAGCCATTGTCATGTGGATCTTCGGATATGATGCTATCTGGGGTTATGAGGAGTTGTTCTATACAGCTTTTGGTAGCCTCCGTGGAATTGGAGAAATTTTCCGTGCCATGGGTCCTCTTGTCTTGATAGGTCTTGGTTTCGCAGTTGCCAGTCGAGCAGGTTTCTTTAACGTTGGGCTTCCTGGTCAAGCACTTGCAGGCTGGATTCTCAGTGGTTGGTTTGCCTTATCAAATCCAGATATGCCACGTCTCGTTTTGATTCCATTAACAGTGATCATTGCTTTGATCGCAGGTGGAATTGTTGGTGCGATTCCAGGTATCCTCAGAGCCTATCTCGGTACATCAGAGGTTATCGTGACCATCATGATGAACTACATTGTATTGTATGTGGGAAATGCCTTTATTCATGCCTTTCCTAAAGATATTATGCAAAGTACAGATTCAACGATTCGTGTTAGTGCCAACGCTACATACCAGACACCATGGTTATCAGAGTTGACTGGAAATTCCCGTATGAATATCGGAATCTTCTTTGCAATCATTGCTGTAGCTGTGATTTGGTTCTTGCTAAAGAAAACGACTCTCGGTTTTGAAATTCGTGCAGTTGGTCTCAATCCCCATGCCTCAGAGTACGCTGGTATTTCAGCAAAACGTACAATCATTCTATCAATGATTATCTCTGGTGCTTTGGCTGGTCTTGGTGGAGCGGTCGAAGGTCTTGGAACTTTCCAAAACGTTTACGTTCAGGGATCATCATTAGCTATCGGATTTAACGGGATGGCAGTTAGTTTGCTTGCTGGAAATTCACCAATTGGAATTCTCTTTGCGGCCTTCTTATTTGGAGTTTTGCAAGTAGGAGCACCGGGTATGAACGCTGCGCAAGTTCCATCTGAGCTTGTCAGCATTGTAACAGCGTCTATTATCTTCTTTGTCAGCGTTCACTATATTATCGAACGCTTTGTCAAACCTAAAAAACAAGTTAAAGGAGGTAAGTAAGGATGTCTATTACAACATTACTCACCCTCTTGGTCTCTTCTATGCTGATTTACTCAGCACCACTTATTTTTACGAGTATCGGAGGAGTCTTCTCTGAACGTGGTGGTGTCGTTAACGTCGGTCTTGAAGGAATTATGGTTATGGGAGCCTTTTCTGGGGTTGTCTTTAACCTTGAGTTTGCAGAACAACTTGGAACAGCGACTCCTTGGATTTCCTTGTTAGTTGCTGGTATTGTGGGAGCTATTTTCTCTCTCATCCATGCAGTCGCTACAGTTCATTTCCGTGCGGACCATGTTGTCAGTGGTACAGTATTGAACTTGATGGCTCCTGCCCTAGCAGTTTTCTTGGTTAAAGTTCTTTATAACAAAGGACAAACGGATAACTTAAGCCAGACTTTTGGACGTTTTGATTTCCCAGTTTTGGCTGATATCCCTGTGATTGGAGATATCTTCTTCAAGTCAACCAGTCTACTAGGTTATATCGCGATTGCCTTCTCTTTCCTTGCTTGGTTTATTCTCTTTAAGACACGTTTTGGTCTTCGTCTTCGCTCTGTTGGTGAACACCCTCAAGCAGCGGATACCTTGGGGATCAATGTCTACAAGATGCGATATCTTGGGGTTGTTATTTCAGGTTTCCTTGGTGGAATTGGGGGAGCGATTTATGCTCAATCCATTTCAGTTAACTTCTCAGTGACAACTATTGTCGGACCTGGATTTATCGCCCTTGCTGCGATGATCTTTGGTAAATGGAACCCAATTGGTGCTATGCTTTCTAGTCTTTTCTTTGGACTTTCACAAAGTTTGGCAGTTATCGGTTCTCAATTACCTTTCCTACAAGGAGTGCCAGCGGTTTACCTTCAAATCGCGCCTTATGTCTTGACTATCCTTGTCTTGGCAGCCTTCTTTGGAAAAGCAGTTGCACCTAAGGCAGACGGTATCAACTACATCAAGTCAAAATAAGCATACAAAAAAACGTCAGTTTCAAACTGGCGTTTTATTTTTTTGGATTTTGATGGGTTAGGTTCAACCCCCAAGGGACAAGATTTTCAGTTTTATTTTTGATACGTGTGATATTATCCTTGTGACGAATGATAATCAAGCTAGCAAGTGCTAGGATAATCAGAATGAAGAGGGGGTCATAGCTGCTCAGGATAAATCCAAATAGTGGAAATAGGAGAACTCCGATAACGGCTGCGATAGAAGCGGTAACGCTAGACAGTGAAATCATACTACCTAGATAGAGGCTTCCAAAGAATACGATTGCTAGATAGAGACAGAAGGCAGGCGCAAATCCGAAAATCACTCCAGCACTGGTTGCGACAGCCTTACCACCTTTAAATCCTGCAAAGATAGGAAAGGTATGTCCAATTACGGCCAAAAGACCAAAGACGAGAGGTGATACACCTTGAAGGTGGAAAAGGATTGGAAGGAGAGTGGCCAAGGTTCCTTTAAAGAAGTCAATCACAAAGGTTGCCATACCCGCTTTCTTACCTAAAATTCGAAAAGTATTGGTTGTTCCGGTGTTTCCAGAACCATGTTCACGCAGATTTGTTTGAAAGAAGATTTGTCCAATCCAAAGACCAGATGGAATCGAACCTAGCAGATAAGCTAAAATTAATAATACAAATGTCATCATAGACCTATTATACCATGAAATGGTATAGAAAGTCAGAGAATATCCTGTGAAATTGTGACAGCTGAAAGGGAAAAGCTTTGCAAAATCGCTAGAAAACCTGTAAAATAGAAAAGATGAACAAATAGGAGGTTCCTTGTGTCAAAAAAGGAAATCAATATTAATAACTACAATGATGACGCCATTCAGGTGCTAGAAGGGTTGGATGCGGTCCGTAAACGTCCGGGGATGTATATTGGATCGACTGACGGTGCTGGCCTCCATCACCTAGTCTGGGAAATTGTGGATAATGCAGTCGATGAAGCCTTGTCTGGATTTGGTGACCGCATTGATGTGACCATCAATAAAGACGGAAGTTTAACCGTACAAGACCATGGTCGAGGGATGCCGACTGGGATGCACGCCATGGGAATTCCAACTGTTGAGGTTATCTTTACCATTCTCCACGCTGGAGGAAAATTCGGTCAGGGTGGCTACAAAACATCTGGTGGTCTTCACGGAGTCGGTTCTTCGGTTGTTAATGCACTCTCAAGTTGGTTGGAAGTTGAAATTACCCGTGACGGTACAGTCTACAAGCAACGTTTTGAAAATGGCGGGAAACCCGTCACAACCTTGAAGAAAATTGGTACAGCACCCAAGTCTAAGACAGGTACCAAAGTCACTTTCATGCCTGACGCGACGATTTTTTCTACGACTGACTTCAAGTACAATACCATTTCAGAACGTCTCAATGAGTCAGCCTTTCTCTTAAAAAATGTTACCTTGTCTTTGACAGATAAGCGAACAGATGAAGCAATCGAATTCCATTATGAGAACGGGGTACAAGACTTTGTTTCTTACCTCAATGAAGACAAGGAAACCTTGACGCCAGTCCTATATTTTGAAGGCGAAGACAATGGTTTCCAAGTGGAAGTTGCCCTCCAGTACAATGATGGATTTTCAGATAACATTCTATCATTTGTCAATAACGTTCGTACCAAGGATGGTGGAACTCATGAGACAGGACTCAAGTCAGCCATTACCAAGGTCATGAATGACTACGCTCGTAAGACAGGGCTCCTCAAGGAAAAAGATAAAAATCTTGAAGGGTCAGATTACCGTGAAGGATTAGCGGCCGTTCTTTCTATCTTGGTTCCTGAAGAACACCTCCAGTTTGAGGGTCAGACAAAGGACAAACTTGGAAGTCCTTTGGCTCGTCCGGTTGTGGATGGCATAGTATCTGATAAGTTGACTTTCTTCCTTATGGAAAATGGAGAACTGGCTTCCAATCTCATTCGCAAGGCTATCAAGGCGCGTGATGCTCGTGAGGCAGCTCGCAAAGCGCGTGATGAGAGCCGAAATGGTAAGAAAAACAAGAAAGATAAGGGCTTGTTATCTGGAAAATTGACTCCAGCCCAGTCTAAAAACCCTGCCAAGAATGAACTCTACCTAGTCGAGGGGGACTCTGCCGGTGGTTCTGCCAAGCAAGGTCGTGACCGTAAGTTCCAGGCTATCTTGCCCCTTCGTGGTAAGGTGATTAATACAGCCAAGGCCAAGATGGCAGATATTCTCAAAAATGAAGAAATCAATACTATGATTTATACCATTGGTGCGGGCGTGGGAGCAGACTTCTCTATTGAAGATGCCAACTATGACAAGATTATTATCATGACCGATGCGGATACCGACGGTGCCCACATCCAGACTCTTCTTTTAACATTCTTCTACCGTTACATGCGTCCGCTAGTTGAGGCAGGCCATGTCTATATCGCCCTTCCGCCTCTGTACAAGATGTCCAAAGGCAAAGGCAAGAAAGAAGAAGTGGCCTATGCTTGGACGGACGGAGAGCTAGAAGAACTCCGCAAGCAGTTCGGTAAAGGCGCTACGCTCCAACGCTACAAAGGTCTTGGTGAGATGAATGCGGACCAACTCTGGGAGACGACTATGAATCCTGAAACCCGTACCCTCATCCGTGTCACCATCGAAGACCTAGCACGCGCTGAACGCCGTGTCAATGTCCTCATGGGAGATAAGGTTGAACCACGTCGTAAGTGGATTGAGGATAATGTTAAGTTTACGCTGGAAGAAGCGACAGTATTTTAATAAATTTTAGAATTACAAAGGAGTTATGATGAAAAAAATATATGCTGTTCTATTAGTTGCTTTTATGGCTGTTATTTTATCTGCTTGTGCCTCGAAGGAGGCCTGGCTAAAAGGTACATGGACTAGTAATCAAACAAATTCTAAGTATGAATTTAAAGAAGAAAGTGGGAAGTGGACTATTTTAAGTGGTGAAAGCAAAATAGCTGAGGATCTAGAAGTAAAGGATCGTAAAGATTCGGTTGTAAACTTAGTTGATGATAATGGAATTCGATATCAGGTTGAAAAGAAAGATAAAGATACAATTCATCTTGAAATATTTAATTCAGACGGACTTTCTGCTACTAATGGTCAAAGCTTCGAATTTAAAAAGGATCAGTAAAATGACAAAAAGGTTAATCTTTAATTTTAACTAAACTTTAGGTTATTTCAGCTAATAAGCAAAGTAAGATTTCGTTTTATAGAAACTGTGACAGGATTGTTGGATTTTGAATTATATCACAGCTATCAAAAATTATACAGGTAAAGTTTGCTAATCTATTTCCAAGTTAACTACTTTCAATAATGAAGCTGAGGAAACCTTGACGCCAGCCCTATACCTTGAAGGAGAAGACAATGGTTTTCAAGTGGAAGTTGTCTTCCAACGCTACAAGGGTTTTGGTGAGATGAATGCGGACCAACTCTGGGAAACAACGATGAATCCAGAAACCCGCACTCTTATCCGTGTCACAATCGAAGAC comes from Streptococcus oralis and encodes:
- a CDS encoding cytidine deaminase; the encoded protein is MATTELIELAIETSKQAYVPYSHFPIGAVLVAKDGSIYTGVNIENASYPLTNCGERTAIFKAVSEGQREFSELIVYGQTEKPISPCGACRQVMVEFFEQDLKVTLVAKDKSTVEMTVGELLPYSFTDLN
- a CDS encoding BMP family lipoprotein codes for the protein MNKKQWLGLGLVAVAAVGLAACGNRSSRNATSSSSEMKTKAAIVTDTGGVDDKSFNQSAWEGLQDWGKEHNLSKDKGYTYFQSTSEADYANNLQQAAGSYNLIFGVGFALHNAVEEAAKDHSDLNYVLIDDVIEGQKNVASVRFADNEAAYLAGVAAAKTTKTKQVGFVGGIESEVISRFAAGFKAGVESVDPSIKVQVDYAGSFGDAAKGKTIAAAQYAAGADVVYQAAGGTGAGVFAEAKSLNENKNENEKVWVIGVDRDQAAEGKYTSKDSKESNFVLVSTLKQVGTTVKDIANKTEKGEFPGGQVIVYSLKDKGVELAVTNLSEEGKKAVEDAKAKILDGSVKVPEK
- a CDS encoding ABC transporter ATP-binding protein, which gives rise to MAHENVIEMRDITKVFGEFVANDKINLQLRKGEIHALLGENGAGKSTLMNMLAGLLEPTSGEIVVNGQVVKLDSPSKAAGLGIGMVHQHFMLVEAFTVAENIILGSEITKNGVLDIAGATKEIKALSERYGLAVDPAAKVADISVGAQQRVEILKTLYRGADILIFDEPTAVLTPSEIDELMAIMKNLVKEGKSIILITHKLDEIRAVSNRVTVIRRGKSIQTVEIAGATNADLAEMMVGRSVSFKTEKQAPQPKEVVLSIKDLVVNENRGVPAVKNLSLDVRAGEIVGIAGIDGNGQSELIQAITGLRKVESGSVELKGKSIVGMHPRQITELSVGHVPEDRHRDGLILEMMISENIALQTYYKEPLSKNGILNYANITSHAKKLMEEFDVRAASEFVPAAALSGGNQQKAIIAREIDRDPDLLIVSQPTRGLDVGAIEYIHKRLIEERDNGKAVLVVSFELDEILNVSDRIAVIHDGKIQGIVSPETTNKQELGVLMAGGNLGKEKSDV
- a CDS encoding ABC transporter permease, which translates into the protein MSKKLQQISVPLISVFLGILLGAIVMWIFGYDAIWGYEELFYTAFGSLRGIGEIFRAMGPLVLIGLGFAVASRAGFFNVGLPGQALAGWILSGWFALSNPDMPRLVLIPLTVIIALIAGGIVGAIPGILRAYLGTSEVIVTIMMNYIVLYVGNAFIHAFPKDIMQSTDSTIRVSANATYQTPWLSELTGNSRMNIGIFFAIIAVAVIWFLLKKTTLGFEIRAVGLNPHASEYAGISAKRTIILSMIISGALAGLGGAVEGLGTFQNVYVQGSSLAIGFNGMAVSLLAGNSPIGILFAAFLFGVLQVGAPGMNAAQVPSELVSIVTASIIFFVSVHYIIERFVKPKKQVKGGK
- a CDS encoding ABC transporter permease — protein: MSITTLLTLLVSSMLIYSAPLIFTSIGGVFSERGGVVNVGLEGIMVMGAFSGVVFNLEFAEQLGTATPWISLLVAGIVGAIFSLIHAVATVHFRADHVVSGTVLNLMAPALAVFLVKVLYNKGQTDNLSQTFGRFDFPVLADIPVIGDIFFKSTSLLGYIAIAFSFLAWFILFKTRFGLRLRSVGEHPQAADTLGINVYKMRYLGVVISGFLGGIGGAIYAQSISVNFSVTTIVGPGFIALAAMIFGKWNPIGAMLSSLFFGLSQSLAVIGSQLPFLQGVPAVYLQIAPYVLTILVLAAFFGKAVAPKADGINYIKSK
- the plsY gene encoding glycerol-3-phosphate 1-O-acyltransferase PlsY, which encodes MMTFVLLILAYLLGSIPSGLWIGQIFFQTNLREHGSGNTGTTNTFRILGKKAGMATFVIDFFKGTLATLLPILFHLQGVSPLVFGLLAVIGHTFPIFAGFKGGKAVATSAGVIFGFAPAFCLYLAIVFFGSLYLGSMISLSSVTASIAAVIGVLLFPLFGFILSSYDPLFILIILALASLIIIRHKDNITRIKNKTENLVPWGLNLTHQNPKK
- the parE gene encoding DNA topoisomerase IV subunit B; translated protein: MSKKEININNYNDDAIQVLEGLDAVRKRPGMYIGSTDGAGLHHLVWEIVDNAVDEALSGFGDRIDVTINKDGSLTVQDHGRGMPTGMHAMGIPTVEVIFTILHAGGKFGQGGYKTSGGLHGVGSSVVNALSSWLEVEITRDGTVYKQRFENGGKPVTTLKKIGTAPKSKTGTKVTFMPDATIFSTTDFKYNTISERLNESAFLLKNVTLSLTDKRTDEAIEFHYENGVQDFVSYLNEDKETLTPVLYFEGEDNGFQVEVALQYNDGFSDNILSFVNNVRTKDGGTHETGLKSAITKVMNDYARKTGLLKEKDKNLEGSDYREGLAAVLSILVPEEHLQFEGQTKDKLGSPLARPVVDGIVSDKLTFFLMENGELASNLIRKAIKARDAREAARKARDESRNGKKNKKDKGLLSGKLTPAQSKNPAKNELYLVEGDSAGGSAKQGRDRKFQAILPLRGKVINTAKAKMADILKNEEINTMIYTIGAGVGADFSIEDANYDKIIIMTDADTDGAHIQTLLLTFFYRYMRPLVEAGHVYIALPPLYKMSKGKGKKEEVAYAWTDGELEELRKQFGKGATLQRYKGLGEMNADQLWETTMNPETRTLIRVTIEDLARAERRVNVLMGDKVEPRRKWIEDNVKFTLEEATVF